A stretch of Lysobacter sp. K5869 DNA encodes these proteins:
- a CDS encoding PilC/PilY family type IV pilus protein: MTSPRVYIAIPVLLAAAGAGYWYYNARAIQAGGSLSQVPLNSAVTVPPAFVMAVDDSGSMTFQTLFPGQDGQAYWAKSGAATNGYFTGTGANARLLTQKDGADLGGFHHTIPSPGYRIDTQRRAIAPIDNFGFARSPDYNPAYFNPTVKYVPWKKPDGNNAIVDYPQASTTATLVDPDKTNTIQLGVAGTDATALAWGWAANGTAEEFFVVPNGATLPKDTVIYYRNGNGNSCGGIASNNNWRALTANATLTADCNIAIKYYPATFYLKTATIVQPADTPEDMKVGYTATAKAISNACGSGCTLYKYEIREGNFASKAKFNTALQNFANWFSFYGNRNRSIKAAMTISLADTEKMRVGMFTINSRVNGSYADVTMRDMSVAADKASLYTNQLLKIDATGGTPNRFAVDHIGYQFTLPPADNSEAARNKVPVKYACQINAGMLFTDGYSNTGGPATGSQDADMPAPLADTFSDTLADTAAKYYKMNLRGDLPAGKVPVPDACKTTPDDPKLDCRADPHMNFYGVTLGAKGDIYGQTYDPTTNTPDPYNGWQPPWRSRQDDAPSTVDEIWHATMNSRGKFINASTPADITSAMRSILASVGGGETPSGTIGLTGARIGGNSLSVEPKYTSANSGTDWFSSLTAYKLTGDVITGVITQTQKWEAAGKLEGAGRTIRFGKSISGNVRPQVQDFQATNLGSDDASVQAALCSDALQNCAGKFSRIAGGVTGAEAVSYLRGARNNDGGKLRKRTTLLGDIVNSTPIISSFGDDYGYTGLRSNDGTTADVLNYTNFLSTKRARTGAAREPMVFVGANDGMFHAFDGADGSEKYAYIPATSVGHMGNLLFPYRAQDRNDQVFQHRYFVDGLVTVSDAHDGSAWKTVAVASVGAGGRGVFGLDVTDRDTLNVLWEINDKIGDANGAKDIGSVLGKIAIVPVKDAGNVIKWKAIFGNGYDSVNGKAVLFLVDIADGKVTRITAQETGANLPTRAKNGLGNLVVIDRYQGTSGTVARDGFADTVYAGDLNGAVWKFDLRDNTVAFGGKPLFVARYKDDYTLRQPILGGFEATMAGDNVMIFFGTGSFSFIDDPSDKAMQSIYGILDDGSAPVAGRSELQAQYAYQDPSTTERYITKDRLNATKRGWYLNLGVDSAKDGNPVATGERFVGNPRIQNGTLFFPTYDPVATDGCATTGNNWLYGLNALSGGADLSSGRLASPTGTRLNQNTGAIKPAPGSAGSSTAPNKDIAVVASSRSDILPVNATQQQIQDAIASKCSVMVQTAGAPPIYLPRPCGRQSWRQIR; this comes from the coding sequence ATGACGTCCCCCCGCGTTTACATCGCGATTCCGGTGTTGCTGGCGGCAGCCGGCGCCGGGTACTGGTATTACAACGCCCGCGCCATCCAGGCCGGCGGTTCGCTGTCGCAGGTGCCGTTGAACTCGGCGGTGACGGTGCCGCCTGCCTTCGTCATGGCGGTCGACGATTCGGGTTCGATGACGTTCCAGACGTTGTTCCCGGGTCAGGACGGCCAGGCGTACTGGGCGAAGTCCGGTGCGGCGACCAACGGCTACTTCACCGGCACCGGCGCGAACGCGCGCTTGCTGACCCAGAAGGACGGCGCCGATCTGGGCGGCTTCCACCACACCATTCCTTCGCCGGGTTATCGCATCGATACCCAGCGCAGGGCGATCGCGCCGATCGACAACTTCGGCTTCGCCCGCTCGCCCGACTACAACCCCGCCTACTTCAATCCGACGGTCAAGTACGTGCCGTGGAAGAAGCCGGACGGCAACAACGCCATCGTCGATTATCCGCAGGCGAGCACCACCGCCACCTTGGTCGATCCGGATAAGACGAACACGATCCAGTTGGGCGTGGCCGGAACCGACGCCACCGCCCTGGCCTGGGGCTGGGCCGCCAACGGCACCGCCGAAGAGTTCTTCGTGGTGCCCAACGGCGCGACGCTGCCGAAGGACACGGTGATCTATTACCGCAACGGCAACGGCAACAGCTGCGGCGGCATCGCCAGCAACAACAACTGGCGCGCGCTGACCGCCAACGCCACCCTCACCGCCGATTGCAACATCGCGATCAAGTACTACCCGGCGACGTTCTATTTGAAGACCGCCACCATCGTGCAGCCGGCCGATACCCCGGAAGACATGAAGGTCGGCTACACCGCCACCGCGAAAGCGATCAGCAACGCCTGCGGCAGCGGCTGCACGCTGTACAAATACGAGATCCGCGAAGGCAACTTCGCCTCCAAGGCCAAGTTCAACACCGCCCTGCAGAATTTCGCCAATTGGTTCAGCTTCTACGGCAACCGCAACCGTTCGATCAAGGCGGCGATGACCATTTCGCTGGCCGATACCGAGAAGATGCGGGTCGGCATGTTCACCATCAACAGTCGCGTCAACGGCAGCTACGCCGACGTGACCATGCGCGATATGTCCGTCGCCGCGGACAAGGCCTCGCTGTATACCAATCAATTGCTGAAGATCGACGCCACGGGCGGCACGCCCAACCGTTTCGCGGTCGATCACATCGGCTATCAGTTCACGCTGCCCCCCGCCGACAACTCCGAAGCAGCGCGCAATAAAGTTCCGGTCAAGTATGCCTGCCAGATCAACGCCGGCATGTTGTTCACCGACGGCTACAGCAATACCGGCGGCCCGGCCACGGGCTCGCAGGACGCGGACATGCCGGCGCCGTTGGCCGACACCTTCTCCGACACCTTGGCCGACACCGCGGCCAAGTACTACAAGATGAATCTGCGCGGCGATCTGCCGGCCGGCAAGGTCCCCGTTCCCGATGCGTGCAAGACCACGCCGGACGATCCCAAGCTGGATTGCCGCGCCGATCCGCACATGAATTTCTACGGCGTCACCCTCGGCGCCAAGGGCGACATCTACGGTCAGACCTACGATCCGACCACCAACACGCCCGATCCGTACAACGGCTGGCAGCCGCCGTGGCGCTCGCGCCAGGACGATGCGCCGAGCACCGTCGACGAAATCTGGCACGCGACCATGAACTCGCGCGGCAAGTTCATCAATGCGAGCACACCGGCCGACATCACCTCGGCGATGCGCTCGATCCTGGCCTCGGTCGGCGGCGGCGAAACGCCGTCGGGCACGATTGGCCTGACCGGCGCGCGCATCGGCGGCAACTCGCTGAGCGTCGAGCCCAAGTACACCTCGGCCAACAGCGGCACCGACTGGTTCAGTTCGCTGACCGCGTACAAGTTGACCGGCGACGTGATCACCGGCGTCATCACTCAGACCCAGAAGTGGGAAGCCGCGGGCAAGCTTGAGGGTGCCGGCCGCACCATCCGCTTCGGCAAGAGCATTTCGGGCAACGTGCGTCCGCAAGTGCAGGATTTCCAGGCCACCAACCTGGGCAGCGACGACGCGAGCGTGCAAGCCGCGCTGTGCAGCGACGCGCTGCAGAACTGCGCCGGCAAGTTCAGCCGCATCGCCGGCGGCGTCACCGGCGCCGAAGCGGTGAGCTATCTGCGCGGCGCGCGCAACAACGACGGCGGCAAGTTGCGCAAGCGCACCACGCTGCTCGGCGACATCGTCAACTCGACGCCGATCATTTCGTCCTTCGGCGACGACTACGGCTACACCGGCCTGCGCAGCAACGACGGCACCACCGCCGACGTGTTGAATTACACCAACTTCCTCAGCACCAAGCGCGCCCGCACCGGCGCCGCGCGCGAGCCGATGGTGTTCGTGGGCGCCAACGACGGCATGTTCCATGCCTTCGACGGTGCCGACGGCAGCGAGAAGTACGCCTACATTCCGGCGACCTCGGTCGGCCACATGGGCAACCTGCTGTTCCCGTACCGCGCCCAGGACCGCAACGATCAGGTGTTCCAGCACCGTTACTTCGTCGACGGCCTGGTGACGGTGTCCGACGCGCACGACGGTTCGGCGTGGAAGACCGTGGCGGTGGCCAGCGTCGGCGCCGGCGGCCGCGGCGTGTTCGGGCTGGACGTGACCGACCGCGATACGCTCAACGTGCTGTGGGAAATCAACGACAAGATCGGCGACGCCAACGGCGCCAAGGACATCGGCAGCGTGCTCGGCAAGATCGCGATCGTGCCGGTCAAGGACGCCGGCAACGTGATCAAGTGGAAGGCGATCTTCGGCAACGGCTACGACAGCGTGAACGGCAAGGCCGTGCTGTTCCTGGTCGACATCGCCGACGGCAAGGTCACCCGCATCACCGCGCAGGAGACCGGCGCCAATTTGCCGACCCGGGCCAAGAACGGCCTCGGCAATCTGGTCGTGATCGACCGCTACCAGGGCACCAGCGGCACGGTCGCCCGCGACGGCTTCGCCGACACGGTCTATGCCGGCGACCTCAACGGCGCGGTGTGGAAGTTCGACCTGCGCGACAACACCGTCGCCTTCGGCGGCAAGCCGCTGTTCGTCGCCCGCTACAAGGACGATTACACGCTGCGCCAGCCGATCCTCGGCGGCTTCGAGGCGACCATGGCCGGCGACAACGTCATGATCTTCTTCGGCACCGGCAGCTTCTCGTTCATCGACGACCCGTCCGACAAGGCGATGCAGAGCATCTACGGCATCCTCGACGACGGCAGCGCCCCGGTCGCCGGCCGCAGCGAACTGCAGGCGCAGTACGCCTACCAGGATCCGAGCACGACCGAGCGCTACATCACCAAGGACCGCCTCAACGCGACCAAACGCGGCTGGTACCTCAACCTGGGCGTGGACAGCGCGAAGGACGGCAACCCGGTCGCCACCGGCGAGCGCTTCGTCGGCAATCCGCGCATCCAGAACGGCACGCTGTTCTTCCCGACCTACGACCCGGTCGCCACCGACGGCTGCGCCACCACCGGCAACAACTGGCTCTACGGCCTCAACGCGCTCAGCGGCGGCGCCGATCTGTCCAGCGGCCGCCTGGCCTCGCCGACCGGCACGCGCTTGAACCAGAACACCGGCGCGATCAAGCCGGCGCCCGGCAGCGCGGGCAGCTCGACGGCGCCGAACAAGGACATCGCCGTGGTCGCCTCGAGCCGTTCGGACATCTTGCCGGTCAACGCGACCCAGCAGCAGATCCAGGATGCGATCGCCAGCAAGTGCTCGGTGATGGTGCAGACCGCGGGCGCGCCGCCGATCTACTTGCCGCGTCCGTGCGGACGCCAGTCCTGGCGCCAGATCCGATAA
- the uvrB gene encoding excinuclease ABC subunit UvrB gives MDDTPQSSEFRLVAPYAPAGDQPQAIERLTAGFDNGLAHQTLLGVTGSGKTYTIANVVQRVQKPTLVMAPNKTLAAQLYGEFKAFFPHNAVEYFVSYYDYYQPEAYVPSSDTFIEKDSSVNEHIEQMRLSATKALLERRDALIVCTVSAIYGLGDPNEYFRMVLHMVRGERIDQRELIRRLTEMQYTRNDTELRRATYRVRGEVIDVHPAESDSQALRIELFDGEIENLTLFDPLTGESLEKVPRYTIYPGSHYVTTRRTVLDAIETIKAELRERLEYLYANNKLVEAQRLAQRTQFDLEMLAEVGYCNGIENYSRHLSGHMPGEPPPCLFDYLPPDALLVVDESHVTVPQIGAMYKGDRSRKETLVEFGFRMPSALDNRPLRFEEWEGRSPRAIFVSATPGPYELRKSEGQIAELVVRPTGLVDPQVEIRPVATQVDDVLGEIRERVAIGDRVLITTLTKRMAENLTEYLGEHGVKVRYLHSDVDTVERVEIIRDLRLGKFDVLVGINLLREGLDMPEVSLVAILDADKEGFLRSTGSLIQTIGRAARNLRGKAILYADRITNSMQKAIEETDRRRQKQVEHNEAHGIVPQSVAKAVVDILEGARVDPEALKARGKARRVAEEQAEYAALSPTQFAARIKQLEQQMYQHARDLEFEQAAAVRDQLRKLKDAGFGA, from the coding sequence ATGGACGACACCCCCCAGTCCTCCGAATTCCGCCTGGTGGCGCCGTATGCGCCGGCGGGCGATCAGCCGCAGGCGATCGAGCGCCTGACCGCCGGTTTCGACAACGGCCTGGCCCACCAGACCCTGCTCGGCGTCACCGGCTCGGGCAAGACCTACACCATCGCCAACGTGGTCCAGCGGGTGCAGAAGCCGACCCTGGTGATGGCGCCGAACAAGACCTTGGCGGCGCAGTTGTACGGCGAGTTCAAGGCGTTCTTCCCGCACAACGCGGTCGAATACTTCGTCAGCTACTACGACTACTACCAGCCCGAGGCCTACGTTCCCTCCAGCGACACCTTCATCGAGAAGGACAGCTCGGTGAACGAGCACATCGAGCAGATGCGGCTGTCGGCCACCAAGGCCCTGCTCGAGCGTCGCGACGCCTTGATCGTCTGCACCGTCTCGGCGATCTACGGCCTGGGCGATCCGAACGAATACTTCCGCATGGTCCTGCACATGGTGCGCGGCGAGCGCATCGACCAGCGCGAGCTGATCCGCCGCCTGACCGAGATGCAGTACACCCGCAACGACACCGAACTGCGCCGCGCGACCTACCGCGTGCGCGGCGAGGTGATCGACGTGCATCCGGCCGAAAGCGATTCGCAGGCGCTGCGCATCGAGCTGTTCGACGGCGAGATCGAAAACCTCACCCTGTTCGATCCGCTGACCGGCGAGAGCCTGGAGAAGGTGCCGCGCTACACGATCTACCCCGGCTCGCATTACGTCACCACGCGCCGCACCGTGCTCGACGCGATCGAGACGATCAAGGCCGAGCTGCGCGAGCGCCTGGAGTACCTGTACGCCAACAACAAGCTGGTCGAGGCGCAGCGTCTGGCCCAGCGCACCCAGTTCGACCTGGAGATGCTGGCCGAGGTCGGCTACTGCAACGGCATCGAAAACTACTCGCGCCACCTCAGCGGGCACATGCCCGGCGAGCCGCCGCCGTGCTTGTTCGACTACCTGCCGCCCGACGCGCTGCTGGTGGTCGACGAATCGCACGTGACCGTTCCGCAGATCGGCGCGATGTACAAAGGCGACCGTTCGCGCAAGGAAACCCTGGTGGAATTCGGCTTCCGCATGCCCTCGGCGCTGGACAACCGGCCGCTGCGCTTCGAGGAGTGGGAAGGGCGCTCGCCGCGCGCGATCTTCGTCTCGGCCACGCCGGGCCCGTACGAGTTGCGCAAGTCCGAGGGCCAGATCGCCGAGTTGGTGGTGCGCCCGACCGGCCTGGTCGACCCGCAGGTGGAGATCCGCCCGGTCGCGACCCAGGTCGACGACGTGCTCGGCGAAATCCGCGAGCGCGTGGCCATCGGCGACCGCGTGCTGATCACCACGCTGACCAAGCGCATGGCCGAGAACCTCACCGAATACCTCGGCGAGCACGGGGTCAAGGTGCGCTATCTGCATTCGGACGTGGACACGGTCGAGCGCGTGGAAATCATCCGCGACCTGCGTCTGGGCAAGTTCGACGTGCTGGTCGGCATCAACTTGCTGCGCGAAGGCTTGGACATGCCCGAGGTGTCGTTGGTGGCGATCCTCGACGCCGACAAGGAAGGCTTCCTGCGTTCGACCGGCTCGCTGATCCAGACCATCGGCCGCGCCGCGCGCAACTTGCGCGGCAAGGCGATCCTCTACGCCGACCGCATCACCAACTCGATGCAGAAGGCGATCGAGGAAACCGACCGGCGCCGGCAGAAACAAGTCGAGCACAACGAGGCGCACGGCATCGTGCCGCAGTCGGTGGCCAAGGCCGTGGTCGACATCCTGGAAGGCGCGCGGGTCGATCCCGAAGCGCTCAAGGCGCGCGGCAAGGCGCGGCGGGTGGCGGAAGAGCAGGCCGAGTACGCGGCGTTGTCGCCGACCCAGTTCGCCGCGCGGATCAAGCAGCTCGAACAGCAGATGTACCAGCACGCGCGCGACTTGGAGTTCGAGCAGGCCGCGGCCGTGCGCGATCAGCTGCGGAAACTCAAGGACGCCGGTTTCGGCGCTTGA
- a CDS encoding MvdC/MvdD family ATP grasp protein encodes MTILIVSDPWDIHARSAAWALENEGERVHVWYTHDYPQKHGVSLRTGGGAASVSLHCFRHDHDVDTADIDTVWLRRWYQPAPSEQLHPADVRFSQLESTEFVRAAINLLDAQRERFWINPVQAKALADRKAVQLHHAAAVGLDTPPTLISNDPAAIRAFYREHGGRAIYKPITAAAWIGEDKVWGTFTTPLTDELLREDAALSNAPGIYQPLLDKAYELRVTVMGRTVIAARLHSQRDGEYLTDWRANDFDERMGCERYTLPEEVETRCLQTMARMGLVFGCIDIVVTRDGRYVFLEVNEMGQFMWLEAINPGLQLMDCVVEFIRSRDPAFVYDWREPVYRYRDYWESRGERGEAEPPAGRHVPLPQVFQMHE; translated from the coding sequence ATGACGATTTTGATTGTCTCCGACCCTTGGGACATCCACGCCCGTTCGGCGGCCTGGGCGCTGGAGAACGAAGGCGAGCGCGTGCATGTCTGGTACACCCACGACTATCCGCAAAAGCACGGCGTCAGCCTGCGCACCGGCGGCGGCGCGGCATCGGTGTCGCTGCACTGCTTCCGCCACGATCACGACGTCGACACCGCCGACATCGACACGGTGTGGCTGCGCCGCTGGTATCAGCCCGCGCCGTCGGAACAGCTGCATCCGGCCGACGTGCGCTTCTCTCAGCTGGAATCCACCGAGTTCGTGCGCGCGGCCATCAACTTGCTCGACGCGCAGCGCGAGCGCTTCTGGATCAATCCGGTGCAGGCCAAGGCGCTGGCCGACCGCAAGGCGGTGCAGCTGCACCACGCCGCCGCCGTGGGCCTGGACACGCCGCCGACGCTGATCTCCAACGACCCCGCGGCGATCCGCGCGTTCTATCGCGAACACGGCGGCCGCGCGATCTACAAGCCGATCACCGCCGCGGCGTGGATCGGCGAGGACAAGGTCTGGGGCACCTTCACCACGCCGCTGACCGACGAGCTGCTGCGCGAAGATGCGGCGCTGTCGAACGCGCCCGGCATCTACCAGCCGCTGCTGGACAAGGCCTACGAACTGCGGGTGACGGTGATGGGCCGCACCGTGATCGCCGCGCGCCTGCACTCGCAGCGCGACGGCGAGTACCTCACCGACTGGCGCGCCAACGACTTCGACGAGCGCATGGGCTGCGAGCGCTACACGCTGCCGGAGGAGGTCGAAACGCGCTGCTTGCAGACGATGGCGCGGATGGGCTTGGTGTTCGGCTGCATCGACATCGTGGTCACCCGCGACGGCCGCTACGTGTTTCTCGAAGTCAACGAGATGGGCCAGTTCATGTGGCTGGAGGCGATCAACCCGGGTCTGCAGTTGATGGACTGCGTGGTCGAATTCATCCGCAGCCGCGATCCGGCCTTCGTCTACGACTGGCGCGAACCGGTGTACCGCTATCGCGATTACTGGGAGTCGCGCGGCGAGCGCGGCGAGGCCGAGCCGCCCGCGGGGCGGCATGTGCCGTTGCCGCAGGTGTTTCAGATGCACGAATGA
- a CDS encoding type IV pilin protein — MKQSFAPSLSRVQRGFTLIELMIAIAIIGILVGIAVPTYQDSVRKSRRGQAKADLVQIAQGMERYYTEGNTYVGADLSKIWGPNLQSPSKGTSRYTISFKAATTASTFVLQAVPVSGAGQDKDKCGTLTIDNVGRKTPSDSGKEDCWNMN, encoded by the coding sequence ATGAAGCAGTCGTTCGCCCCATCGCTGTCGCGCGTCCAACGCGGCTTCACCCTGATCGAGCTGATGATCGCGATCGCGATCATCGGCATCCTGGTGGGCATCGCGGTGCCCACCTACCAGGACAGCGTGCGCAAGAGCCGGCGCGGTCAGGCCAAGGCCGATCTGGTCCAGATCGCCCAGGGCATGGAGCGTTACTACACCGAAGGCAACACCTACGTCGGCGCGGACCTGAGCAAGATCTGGGGACCGAACCTGCAGTCGCCGAGCAAGGGCACCTCGCGTTACACGATCTCGTTCAAGGCCGCCACGACCGCCAGCACCTTCGTCTTGCAGGCCGTGCCGGTGTCCGGCGCGGGCCAGGACAAGGACAAGTGCGGCACGCTGACCATCGACAACGTGGGCCGCAAGACGCCCAGCGACAGCGGCAAGGAAGATTGCTGGAACATGAACTGA
- a CDS encoding ABC transporter ATP-binding protein/permease has product MNESAPSPAAPTASGSALAVLRRLLPTVWHYRGRLLLGLALVLGTKLAMVAIPLVLKQLIDALEMKPTALTVPAALLMAYGALRLASSLLQELRTIVFARVLARSSREVGLRVFQHLHALSLRFHLDRRTGAVGRDLERGMGSISELLDTVLYMVVPTLVELGLIAAVLIVGYDLSFAAITLVTLAVYLAFTYRMTEWRLRWYRQMNEANTETSAGAVDSLLNYETVKYFNNEAFETQRFDHRLRELEDTAVRSLKAASLMGIGQSAIIAVGLTALLWRATAGVVDGRMSLGDLVLVNAYLLQMAAPLSYLGVVYREGKQMLANLERMFALLDEPVDVRDQPDAPALRVGAGEVRFENVRFRYGEREILSGIDLTIPSGRTVAVVGSTGAGKSTLARLLYRHYDPDGGRVLIDGQDLREVTADSLRRRIGVVPQDTVLFNESLYYNIAYGRPDASREDVIEAARAARIHDFIQALPQGYDTGVGERGLKLSGGEKQRIAIARTLLKRPAILIFDEATSALDAHTENEIQRELEQAAQGRTALVIAHRLSTVVDADLIVVLEAGRIAERGSHAELLAAGGRYAALWAMQQRRAQVSPGRAAREADGADAGAPESTSATALTD; this is encoded by the coding sequence ATGAACGAGTCCGCCCCCTCCCCCGCCGCCCCGACCGCCAGCGGTTCCGCCCTCGCCGTCCTGCGCCGCCTGCTGCCGACGGTGTGGCATTACCGCGGCCGCCTGCTGCTCGGTCTGGCGCTGGTGCTGGGCACCAAGCTGGCCATGGTCGCGATCCCGCTGGTGCTCAAGCAGCTGATCGACGCGCTGGAAATGAAGCCGACCGCGCTGACCGTGCCGGCCGCGCTGCTGATGGCCTACGGCGCGCTGCGGCTGGCGTCCTCGCTGCTGCAGGAGCTGCGCACCATCGTGTTCGCGCGGGTGCTGGCGCGCAGCTCGCGCGAGGTCGGGTTGCGAGTGTTCCAGCATCTGCACGCGCTGAGCCTGCGCTTCCACCTCGACCGCCGCACCGGCGCGGTCGGCCGCGACCTGGAACGCGGCATGGGCTCGATCTCCGAACTGCTCGACACCGTGCTGTACATGGTGGTGCCGACCCTGGTCGAGCTGGGCCTGATCGCCGCGGTCCTGATCGTCGGCTACGACCTCTCGTTCGCCGCGATCACCCTGGTCACGCTCGCCGTGTACCTGGCTTTCACCTACCGCATGACCGAGTGGCGGCTGCGCTGGTACCGGCAAATGAACGAGGCCAACACCGAGACCAGCGCCGGCGCGGTCGATTCGCTGCTGAACTACGAGACGGTCAAGTACTTCAACAACGAGGCGTTCGAAACCCAGCGCTTCGACCACCGCCTGCGCGAACTGGAAGACACCGCGGTGCGCAGCCTCAAGGCCGCTTCGCTGATGGGCATCGGCCAGTCCGCGATCATCGCCGTGGGCCTGACCGCGCTGCTGTGGCGAGCCACCGCGGGCGTGGTCGACGGGCGCATGAGCCTGGGCGATCTGGTCCTGGTCAACGCCTACCTGCTGCAGATGGCCGCGCCGCTGAGCTACCTGGGCGTGGTCTACCGCGAAGGCAAGCAGATGCTGGCCAACCTGGAGCGCATGTTCGCGCTGCTCGACGAACCGGTGGACGTGCGCGACCAACCCGATGCGCCGGCGCTGCGCGTGGGCGCGGGCGAGGTGCGGTTCGAGAACGTGCGCTTTCGTTACGGCGAGCGCGAGATTCTGTCCGGCATCGACCTGACCATCCCCAGCGGCCGCACCGTGGCCGTGGTCGGCAGCACCGGCGCGGGCAAATCGACCTTGGCGCGGCTGCTGTACCGCCACTACGACCCCGACGGCGGGCGCGTGCTGATCGACGGCCAGGACCTGCGCGAGGTGACCGCCGATTCGCTGCGCCGGCGCATCGGCGTGGTGCCGCAGGACACCGTGCTGTTCAACGAATCGCTGTACTACAACATCGCCTACGGCCGCCCCGACGCCAGCCGCGAGGACGTGATCGAAGCCGCGCGCGCCGCGCGCATCCACGACTTCATCCAGGCGCTGCCGCAGGGCTACGACACCGGCGTGGGCGAACGCGGGCTCAAGCTGTCCGGCGGCGAAAAACAGCGCATCGCCATCGCCCGCACCCTGCTCAAGCGGCCGGCGATCCTGATCTTCGACGAGGCCACCTCGGCCCTGGACGCGCACACCGAGAACGAGATCCAGCGCGAACTCGAACAGGCCGCGCAGGGCCGCACCGCGCTGGTGATCGCCCACCGCCTCTCGACCGTGGTCGACGCCGATCTGATCGTGGTGCTGGAAGCCGGCCGCATCGCCGAGCGCGGCAGCCACGCCGAACTGCTCGCCGCCGGCGGCCGCTACGCCGCGCTGTGGGCGATGCAGCAGCGCCGCGCGCAGGTCTCGCCCGGGCGCGCCGCGCGCGAAGCCGACGGCGCCGACGCCGGCGCGCCCGAATCCACCTCCGCCACCGCCCTTACCGACTGA